From one Nothobranchius furzeri strain GRZ-AD chromosome 2, NfurGRZ-RIMD1, whole genome shotgun sequence genomic stretch:
- the LOC107374412 gene encoding gastrula zinc finger protein XlCGF52.1-like, with protein sequence MDTAFQQVVLVKEEALEEHSAGVNQQDLDFLHIKEEQEKLWPSMEGAHLHLKETDAARFPFTVASIKSEEHEEKPLFSQLHQKQIEDRDVSTSGSADQTTAETGGVETSRNPYLNPHELTPDSSETDVGDDDDATLNSELSVSGSETGDRDNDWNENRCSESDFRSVNKSFRHRTLLNSHMRVHTGEKPFACELCGQRFSLKGNLKTHMRVHTGQKPFACELCGQRFSLKGSLNTHMRVHTGQKPFTCKFCGNRFSKKTNLNRHMRVHTGEKPFACELCVKGFSRKSTLIRHMSVHTGQKPFTCELCVKRFTQKSHLNRHKRVHK encoded by the coding sequence cttTTCAACaggtggtgctggttaaagaagaagctctagAAGAACATAGCGCTGGTGTCAACCAGCAGGACTTAGATtttctccacataaaggaggaacaggagaaactctGGCCCAGTATGGAAGGGGCGCATCTCCATTTgaaggagactgatgctgccaggtttccattcactgttgcttctataaagagtgaggaacaTGAAGAGAAGcctctgttctcacagcttcatcagaagcaaatagaagacagagatgtttcaaccagcggctcagctgaccagacgacagcagaaactggtggagtagAAACTAGCCGGAACCCatatctgaaccctcatgaactgactcctgattcttcagagactgacgttggagatgatgatgatgcaactctaaactctgagctgtcagtctctgggtctgaaactggagaccgagacaatgactggaatgagaacAGGTGTTCTGAGTCAGATTTTAGGTCTGTCAACAAATCTTTTCGTCATAGGACacttttaaacagtcacatgagagtccacacaggagagaagccttttgcttgtgagctctgtggacaaagatttagcctaaAGGGTAATTTAaagacacacatgagagtccacacaggacagaagccttttgcttgtgagctctgtggacaaagatttagtctaAAGggtagtttaaacacacacatgagagtccacacaggacagaagcctttcaccTGTAAGTTCTGTGGAAATAGATTTAgcaaaaagacaaatttaaacagacacatgagagtccacacaggagaaaagccctttgcttgtgagctctgtgtgaAAGGATTTAGCAGAAAGTCGACTTTAATCAGACACATGAgtgttcacacaggacagaagcctttcacctgtgagctctgtgtaaaaagatttacccaaaagtcacatttaaacagacacaaaaGAGTTCACAaatga